From Glycine soja cultivar W05 chromosome 4, ASM419377v2, whole genome shotgun sequence, the proteins below share one genomic window:
- the LOC114409429 gene encoding transcription factor MYB33-like isoform X2, with amino-acid sequence MSQMTNEINYNVHCNDQTGSQLNDEGNGVGMVLKKGPWTAAEDVLLVNYVQKHGEGNWNAVQKYSGLSRCGKSCRLRWANHLRPNLKKGAFTAEEERMIAELHAKMGNKWARMAAHLHGRTDNEIKNYWNTRMKRRQRAGLPLYPPEVLLQAFQERKHGQGTGEISNGDGGHHDFLKKNNYEIHDAIFDSLKENQGILPFLPDLPAISANSFLPNCLGSPPYCNFLPSTLPNHDHFQESTMSFIGSSELNSNEFYPFDRIKDNNSDKISESFGLYSPLDRGASSHGSICYSHSLSNGNSSTSKLISEAAKSELPSLQIPETEFGCWGTSPPPPLNESLDVFIHSPQPPNALDSGSSPLNSGLLDALLYQANTLGCSKNNSSDKSLNSSIATPGDRAESSALNMYETEWEDYADPLSPFGATSILNEHPVVSTNGNSWDDWELFQTFSGNNERLQSVDQVWAPKSGNQSMSLLNLTLPDVLITSDWHELYSDHDSMNQAVMTEASDDISGQ; translated from the exons ATGAGTCAAATGACAAATGAGATTAACTACAATGTGCACTGCAATGATCAAACTGGGTCACAGTTAAATGATGAGGGCAATGGAGTAGGTATGGTTCTGAAGAAAGGGCCATGGACAGCTGCTGAAGATGTTCTTTTGGTGAACTATGTCCAGAAGCATGGAGAGGGGAACTGGAATGCTGTTCAGAAGTACTCAGGCCTGTCTCGTTGTGGAAAAAGTTGTAGACTGCGATGGGCCAATCACCTAAGGCCAAATTTAAAGAAAGGAGCATTTACCGCAGAAGAGGAACGGATGATTGCTGAACTCCACGCCAAAATGGGAAACAAATGGGCACGCATGGCGGCGCAC TTGCATGGTCGTACAGATaacgaaataaaaaattactggaACACTCGGATGAAGAGGCGGCAACGGGCTGGCTTGCCACTTTATCCTCCCGAGGTACTTTTGCAAGCATTTCAAGAGAGAAAGCATGGCCAAGGTACTGGTGAAATTAGTAATGGTGATGGAGGGCATCATGATttcttgaagaaaaacaattatgAGATACATGATGCAATATTTGACAGTCTGAAGGAAAATCAAGGAATCTTACCTTTTTTGCCTGACCTTCCTGCTATTTCTGCTAATAGCTTTCTGCCAAATTGTCTTGGTTCTCCTCCATATTGTAATTTTTTGCCATCAACATTACCTAACCATGATCATTTTCAAGAGTCAACCATGTCTTTTATTGGTTCCAGTGAATTGAACAGCAATGAGTTTTATCCATTTGACCGTATTAAGGATAATAATTCTGATAAGATTTCAGAATCATTTGGATTGTATTCTCCCCTTGATCGTGGTGCCTCCTCACATGGCTCAATTTGTTACAGCCATTCACTATCGAATGGCAATTCCTCTACTTCTAAGCTGATTTCTGAGGCTGCAAAGTCAGAGCTCCCTTCACTCCAAATTCCAGAAACCGAATTTGGTTGTTGGGGTACCTCTCCCCCACCTCCATTGAATGAGTCTCTTGATGTTTTCATTCATTCTCCTCAACCACCTAATGCACTAGACTCAGGTTCTTCACCACTTAATAGTGGCTTGCTTGATGCATTACTTTATCAAGCAAATActcttggttgttcaaagaatAATTCTTCTGACAAGAGTTTAAATTCTTCAATTGCAACTCCTGGTGACAGAGCTGAGAGTTCTGCTTTGAACATGTATGAGACAGAATGGGAGGATTATGCTGACCCTTTATCTCCCTTTGGAGCAACTTCAATCCTGAATGAGCATCCTGTTGTTAGCACCAATGGAAACTCATGGGATGATTGGGAACTTTTTCAGACCTTTAGTG GCAACAATGAGAGATTGCAGTCAGTTGACCAGGTTTGGGCCCCTAAGAGTGGAAATCAATCCATGTCTCTGTTGAATCTCACTCTGCCAGATGTCTTGATAACTTCAGATTGGCACGAACTGTATTCTGACCACGATAGCATGAACCAAGCTGTCATGACTGAAGCTAGTGATGATATCAGTGGACAGTAA
- the LOC114409429 gene encoding transcription factor MYB33-like isoform X1 — MSQMTNEINYNVHCNDQTGSQLNDEGNGVGMVLKKGPWTAAEDVLLVNYVQKHGEGNWNAVQKYSGLSRCGKSCRLRWANHLRPNLKKGAFTAEEERMIAELHAKMGNKWARMAAHLHGRTDNEIKNYWNTRMKRRQRAGLPLYPPEVLLQAFQERKHGQGTGEISNGDGGHHDFLKKNNYEIHDAIFDSLKENQGILPFLPDLPAISANSFLPNCLGSPPYCNFLPSTLPNHDHFQESTMSFIGSSELNSNEFYPFDRIKDNNSDKISESFGLYSPLDRGASSHGSICYSHSLSNGNSSTSKLISEAAKSELPSLQIPETEFGCWGTSPPPPLNESLDVFIHSPQPPNALDSGSSPLNSGLLDALLYQANTLGCSKNNSSDKSLNSSIATPGDRAESSALNMYETEWEDYADPLSPFGATSILNEHPVVSTNGNSWDDWELFQTFSANSAGNNERLQSVDQVWAPKSGNQSMSLLNLTLPDVLITSDWHELYSDHDSMNQAVMTEASDDISGQ, encoded by the exons ATGAGTCAAATGACAAATGAGATTAACTACAATGTGCACTGCAATGATCAAACTGGGTCACAGTTAAATGATGAGGGCAATGGAGTAGGTATGGTTCTGAAGAAAGGGCCATGGACAGCTGCTGAAGATGTTCTTTTGGTGAACTATGTCCAGAAGCATGGAGAGGGGAACTGGAATGCTGTTCAGAAGTACTCAGGCCTGTCTCGTTGTGGAAAAAGTTGTAGACTGCGATGGGCCAATCACCTAAGGCCAAATTTAAAGAAAGGAGCATTTACCGCAGAAGAGGAACGGATGATTGCTGAACTCCACGCCAAAATGGGAAACAAATGGGCACGCATGGCGGCGCAC TTGCATGGTCGTACAGATaacgaaataaaaaattactggaACACTCGGATGAAGAGGCGGCAACGGGCTGGCTTGCCACTTTATCCTCCCGAGGTACTTTTGCAAGCATTTCAAGAGAGAAAGCATGGCCAAGGTACTGGTGAAATTAGTAATGGTGATGGAGGGCATCATGATttcttgaagaaaaacaattatgAGATACATGATGCAATATTTGACAGTCTGAAGGAAAATCAAGGAATCTTACCTTTTTTGCCTGACCTTCCTGCTATTTCTGCTAATAGCTTTCTGCCAAATTGTCTTGGTTCTCCTCCATATTGTAATTTTTTGCCATCAACATTACCTAACCATGATCATTTTCAAGAGTCAACCATGTCTTTTATTGGTTCCAGTGAATTGAACAGCAATGAGTTTTATCCATTTGACCGTATTAAGGATAATAATTCTGATAAGATTTCAGAATCATTTGGATTGTATTCTCCCCTTGATCGTGGTGCCTCCTCACATGGCTCAATTTGTTACAGCCATTCACTATCGAATGGCAATTCCTCTACTTCTAAGCTGATTTCTGAGGCTGCAAAGTCAGAGCTCCCTTCACTCCAAATTCCAGAAACCGAATTTGGTTGTTGGGGTACCTCTCCCCCACCTCCATTGAATGAGTCTCTTGATGTTTTCATTCATTCTCCTCAACCACCTAATGCACTAGACTCAGGTTCTTCACCACTTAATAGTGGCTTGCTTGATGCATTACTTTATCAAGCAAATActcttggttgttcaaagaatAATTCTTCTGACAAGAGTTTAAATTCTTCAATTGCAACTCCTGGTGACAGAGCTGAGAGTTCTGCTTTGAACATGTATGAGACAGAATGGGAGGATTATGCTGACCCTTTATCTCCCTTTGGAGCAACTTCAATCCTGAATGAGCATCCTGTTGTTAGCACCAATGGAAACTCATGGGATGATTGGGAACTTTTTCAGACCTTTAGTG CAAATTCTGCAGGCAACAATGAGAGATTGCAGTCAGTTGACCAGGTTTGGGCCCCTAAGAGTGGAAATCAATCCATGTCTCTGTTGAATCTCACTCTGCCAGATGTCTTGATAACTTCAGATTGGCACGAACTGTATTCTGACCACGATAGCATGAACCAAGCTGTCATGACTGAAGCTAGTGATGATATCAGTGGACAGTAA